From the Saccharomycodes ludwigii strain NBRC 1722 chromosome I, whole genome shotgun sequence genome, one window contains:
- a CDS encoding uncharacterized protein (similar to Saccharomyces cerevisiae YDR364C | CDC40 | Cell Division Cycle) — translation MEQKQSSGFSIDENKDKELLDTTLELSPRITLFVDLYGILPLGNEKTALITNEGVYIANLKNPHVFTNINVLMGIHEKPINAAYVNGLIKLLTDQRKIIVSIKDHTWYSDLESSSNENCISSANSSCSFFAMLPNICFELLYKNRKIKLEFKQNNLDTLGIYNFHFLVDNFKCDVQFDNKLTSNNVIVLDNIGLFIFSSSRILIYDPKTKEFSSKLINLEFSNNNNKFQKPNILNTFIFKELEEGIITFGVLDEIANLYTIKFKIAGKKILNARYESSPPNYNSFNLKYDEIFIINKKKLLIALYSYRDGLFFCNYKTKSFDKIILPFGKTFNKLRPLNSVINTMNTYNKEEAIELICSYASIDDNDSNFGTIKKIQVPTALIKQNSISLNMAMSHCSGFSAPKTSFKQKTFLLQPNYGGGKDLVEAFEMGKSTNRYFFSKACYDHFSDSIYGIDENFKIYSFNTELFYTFFCDVSQFIGGNKIILLKIYFRKDSQALILLVDDSFNLYLIEKSLLRGTFMIPSTFVDVGIHFLASTKKHFKLCGVNNTGFYNYDILVSDKQGKVYSLIHKKSFMLENNVKIKTEVNGTFLLATKGSSDPICFLTSNYDICYYDFNPQSPITSEETSSHYRAELSAKKSLVMHIPNDPSAIPSKWSVTTITTSFNGIYLQVLNIGSKILVVHKLCSKASVKGYTNVANRYSVLEVFVGNQLTDNYTFNKHFELRDVKHFVKNGLNYLIVSGFSNNIEHFATADNLYVFYIDCLCGMISKTASIKNTQENFKIINFKSRFLITYSYESIKVWSVLFDTNFKNKARLLVKDQFNCPNFKIFNDIWYMGYDMLADTFNFQFSDKNFLKWNRSAKEHENNYCLTTTGISKPNFKFINCNLSGYKSCSYKETIMDIYLAPVDSHTFHEEWIKFYSKPMSQPLDLIYSRINEENPNYSVMFIYNRFSILNLDVFSKKVSSLKNIR, via the coding sequence ATGgaacaaaaacaatcatCTGGATTTAGCAtagatgaaaataaagacaaAGAACTTCTTGATACAACTTTGGAGTTATCCCCAAGAATTACTTTGTTTGTAGACTTGTATGGGATTCTGCCCTTAGGCAATGAGAAAACTGCCCTAATTACTAATGAAGGTGTTTATATtgcaaatttaaaaaaccCACATGTTTTTACAAATATCAATGTTTTAATGGGCATACATGAAAAACCAATAAATGCTGCCTATGTAAATGGATTGATTAAATTGCTTACTGACCAACGAAAAATCATTGTTTCTATTAAGGATCATACCTGGTATAGTGACTTAGAAAGTAGTAGCAATGAAAACTGTATTTCTTCTGCTAACTCTTCTTGTTCCTTTTTTGCCATGTTACCAAATATTTGCTTTGAACtactttataaaaatagaaaaattaagTTGGAATTTAAACAGAACAATTTGGATACACTCggaatttataattttcattttttggttgataattttaaatgtgATGTTCAATTTGACAATAAATTAACAAGTAATAATGTAATAGTTCTAGATAATATTGGTTTGTTCATCTTTAGCTCAAGTCGTATCCTCATATATGATCCTAAGACCAAGGAATTCAGCAGTAAGTTAATTAACTTAGaattttccaataataacaacaaattcCAAAAGCCAAATATTCTCAATACTTTCATCTTCAAGGAACTTGAGGAAggtattattacttttggAGTTTTAGATGAAATTGCTAATTTATATAcaatcaaatttaaaattgctggaaaaaaaatattgaatgCTAGATATGAAAGTTCGCCACCAAATTATAATTCTTTCAATCTCAAGTATGatgaaatttttattataaataaaaaaaaactattaatAGCACTTTATTCCTATAGGGACGGGCTTTTCTTTTGCAATTACAAAACTAAAtcatttgataaaataatattaccaTTCGGAAAGACTTTCAATAAACTTAGACCTCTAAATAGCGTTATTAATACAATGAatacatataataaagaagaagCTATTGAACTAATATGTTCTTATGCTTCGAtcgatgataatgatagtaATTTTGgtacaataaaaaaaatacaagtCCCAACCgcattaataaaacaaaacagtATTTCCCTTAACATGGCAATGAGTCATTGTTCAGGCTTTTCCGCTCCCAAAACTTCCTTTAAACAGAAAACTTTCCTATTGCAACCAAATTACGGAGGGGGTAAAGACCTTGTAGAGGCTTTTGAAATGGGTAAAAGTACAAatagatattttttctctaaAGCATGCTATGACCATTTTTCAGATTCTATTTATGGCattgatgaaaattttaaaatttacaGCTTCAATACAGAATTgttttatacttttttttgtgacGTTTCCCAATTTATTGgaggaaataaaattattctgttaaaaatttatttccGTAAAGATTCACAGGCATTAATTTTGTTGGTCGACGATTCTTTTAATCTTTACTTGATagaaaaaagtttgttACGAGGAACATTTATGATTCCAAGCACTTTCGTTGATGTTGGAATACATTTTTTAGCTTCAAccaaaaaacattttaaacTCTGCGGCGTAAATAATACAGGCTTTTATAATTACGATATATTAGTCAGTGATAAACAGGGAAAAGTTTACAGTTTaattcataaaaaaagttttatgttagaaaataatgtcaaaataaaaacagaGGTTAATGGgacttttttattagcaACCAAAGGCTCTTCCGAtccaatttgttttttaacatCCAATTAtgatatttgttattatgacTTTAATCCTCAAAGTCCCATAACTTCTGAAGAAACTAGTTCGCACTATCGTGCTGAATTAAGTGCCAAAAAATCACTAGTAATGCATATCCCTAATGATCCTTCTGCTATACCTTCTAAATGGTCTGTGACAACAATAACGACGTCATTTAATGGTATATATCttcaagttttaaatattggGTCAAAAATTTTAGTAGTGCATAAATTGTGTAGCAAAGCTTCAGTTAAAGGGTACACCAATGTAGCAAATAGATATTCTGTCTTGGAGGTTTTTGTAGGTAATCAATTAACGGATAATTATACTTTTAATAAGCATTTTGAACTTAGAGATGTAAAACATTTTGTGAAAAACGGGttgaattatttgattgtTAGTGGATTCAGCAATAATATAGAACATTTTGCAACTGCAGACAATCTATATGTTTTTTACATTGACTGCTTATGCGGCATGATATCAAAAACTGCATCTATCAAAAATACACAagaaaatttcaaaatcattaatttcaaatcaCGCTTCCTCATAACTTATAGTTACGAATCAATTAAAGTTTGGAGCGTATTGTTTGAcacaaattttaaaaataaggcACGTTTGTTAGTAAAAGACCAATTTAATTGCcctaattttaaaatattcaatgATATTTGGTACATGGGGTACGACATGTTAGCAGATACTTTTAACTTTCAATTTTCAGACAAAAATTTCTTAAAATGGAACAGATCTGCTAAAGAACATGAAAATAACTATTGTCTAACTACTACTGGTATTTCTAAAcccaattttaaatttataaattgcAATTTATCTGGTTACAAATCTTGTTCTTATAAAGAAACTATTATGGATATTTACTTAGCTCCAGTTGATAGTCATACTTTCCATGAAGAATGGATCAAATTTTACTCTAAACCAATGTCTCAGCCCTTAGATTTGATCTATTCCAGAATCAACGAGGAAAATCCAAATTATTCAgttatgtttatatataatagaTTTTCGATTTTAAACTTAGAtgtattttcaaaaaaagtgagcagtttaaaaaatatcagaTAA
- a CDS encoding uncharacterized protein (similar to Saccharomyces cerevisiae YLR237W | THI7 | THIamine metabolism) — MSKPSMWNNILKRLEVPHDKRETLSALRNPDLLPIPRKDQTWGFWSNFAYWGVMSFSVGTWMSASSALDVGMTYAQTIGSFIVGDFVTILFTLANSYQGLNWKVGYTLSQRFVFGIYGSGFGILIRILMSIVNYGANAWLGGLCVNLILDSWSHHYLHLENTLPDNIAMTSKQVIGFMIFHVICALTYFMKPYKMNYLLIWSGIVNFYYADSFTSFLISFFTYWGLCLIFPVKIKIKHDDKDYYGAFTDEEARKKGMVPYSELSAEEIQKVFDKVNNETTDTDETIIEEEDSVNTSTIPSNVSIVHYTKQKIMDV; from the exons ATGTCTAAACCGTCTATGTGgaacaatattttaaaaaggttGGAGGTGCCCCATGATAAGAGAGAGACATTAAGTGCTTTGAGAAATCCTGATTTACTACCCATCCCAAGAAAAGATCAAACCTGGGGATTTTGGTCAAATTTTGCATATTGGGGTGTTATGTCCTTTTCGGTCGGGACATGGATGAGTGCATCCTCTGCATTGGATGTTGGTATGACCTATGCCCAAACTATAGGTTCATTTATTGTTGGTGATTTTGTTACCATATTGTTTACACTTGCTAACTCTTACCAAGGTTTAAACTGGAAAGTTGGATATACACTATCACAGAGATTTGTGTTTGGGATTTATGGGTCAGGTTTTGGTATTTTGATTCGTATTCTAATGAGTATTGTTAATTATGGTGCAAATGCTTGGTTGGGCGGGCTTTGTGTGAATTTGATATTAGATAGTTGGTCACACCACTATTTACACTTGGAAAACACATTGCCTGATAATATTGCGATGACTTCGAAACAGGTGATTGGGTTTATGATATTCCATGTCATTTGTGCTTTAACATATTTCATGAAACCATACAAGATGAATTATCTATTGATTTGGTC gGGGATTGTGAATTTCTATTATGCTGATAGTTttacttcttttttaatttcatttttcactTATTGGGGACTGTGCCTTATTTTCCCCGTTAAAATTAAGATTAAACACGATGACAAGGATTATTATGGTGCATTCACGGATGAAGAAGCTAGAAAGAAGGGGATGGTTCCATATAGTGAATTAAGCGCCGAAGAAATCCAGAAAGTATTTGACAAGGTAAATAACGAGACTACAGATACTGATGAGACTAtaatagaagaagaagacaGTGTTAACACCAGCACTATACCTTCTAATGTTTCTATAGTGCATTATACCAAACAAAAGATAATGGATGTTtga
- the GLE2 gene encoding RNA export factor GLE2 (similar to Saccharomyces cerevisiae YER107C | GLE2 | GLFG LEthal) yields MSYYRNSTTNSSATGISSAQGTEQDLMNDITINNPANDSISDIDFNPQQDFLFSSSSWDGTVRIWDVQQNGMPQCRAQYQHQAPVLTNRWSTDGTKVASAGCDNLVLLYDVMTQQQQQVGQHDMPVKSIRFVQCGPTSQSLLVSGSWDKTLRYWDLRQQQPAFTLQLAERVYDMDSKQKLLVVALAGKNVTVIDLNNPSQIFKQTTTPLKWQTRTVACHNEGNGFAIGSIEGRCAIQYIDQQEQRKSGFSFKCHRHQNKAPVGLNINSSSGTSTTNNNNRSSYVYSVNKICYHPIYGTFATAGGDGTFTFWDKDNRRRLKGYPSLKGPISAASFNRTGSIYAYAVSYDWSQGHMGNLPDYPNVIRLHAVKDEEVKGKKKT; encoded by the coding sequence ATGTCATATTATAGAAACTCCACCACAAACAGTAGTGCGACAGGCATATCATCAGCACAAGGTACTGAACAAGATTTGATGAATGACATTACTATCAATAATCCAGCAAATGACTCTATATCtgatattgattttaatcCTCAACAagactttttatttagtaGCTCCTCCTGGGATGGCACAGTACGTATTTGGGATGTTCAACAAAATGGTATGCCGCAATGTAGGGCACAGTATCAACATCAAGCACCTGTTCTAACTAACAGATGGTCTACTGATGGTACTAAAGTGGCATCTGCTGGTTGCGATAATTTGGTGTTGCTTTATGACGTTATGacgcaacaacaacaacaagttGGGCAACACGACATGCCCGTTAAATCAATTAGATTTGTACAATGCGGGCCAACCAGCCAAAGCCTATTAGTCAGTGGTTCTTGGGATAAAACACTCAGATATTGGGATTTacgacaacaacaaccagCTTTTACACTTCAACTGGCCGAAAGAGTTTATGATATGGATTCTAAACAAAAGTTATTAGTCGTTGCCTTAGCGGGAAAAAATGTAACGGTCATCGACTTGAATAACCCATcacaaatatttaaacaaaCAACAACCCCATTAAAATGGCAAACTAGGACAGTCGCGTGTCATAATGAAGGAAATGGTTTTGCTATTGGTTCTATAGAAGGTAGGTGTGCTATCCAATACATTGATCAACAAgaacaaagaaaatcaGGGTTTTCCTTTAAATGCCATAGACACCAGAACAAAGCACCAGTAGGATTAAACATAAATAGTAGTAGTGGAACCAGtactaccaataataataatagatcCTCCTATGTCTATTCAGTCAACAAGATATGCTACCATCCCATATACGGTACATTTGCAACTGCTGGCGGAGATGGTACATTTACTTTTTGGGATAAAGACAATAGGCGTAGATTGAAGGGCTACCCATCGTTGAAGGGACCTATTTCTGCGGCTAGTTTTAATAGAACTGGTAGTATATATGCTTATGCTGTTAGTTATGATTGGTCTCAAGGACATATGGGTAACCTACCTGATTATCCAAACGTCATCAGGTTACATGCGGTTAAAGATGAAGAAGTTaaaggcaaaaaaaaaacatga
- a CDS encoding uncharacterized protein (similar to Saccharomyces cerevisiae YBL081W | non-essential protein of unknown function) → MHRKIQYIPFLSQTEDMEAYISQYRDMKQLPYSFQKNNSMNFKNNAAAQHNQSYNNNIHSIHHHIQENAGAITSNGPGQQPYGISFNHNGTRNAILNVNAPSVPNNGTNIKLGYDAYLVAQRSSMNSPLLSTTNSNSATVPTNTLNNIVLNSSSAASSSSSIVGPPDHMISPHQPSNLVVLNDYSGLSQHPQQVCYNHNSNNTNSGNSSNNATGNIGLPYNTANNNISMDFIQNHRVQHSINEQQNLYPYSSINIGNNSNNNGTGNMMTRTASDMAFNTNAHHNSTNLSYMGSNTQGNGYSGNNNNGSIHYPPTSEYIDNVNMATTFNNSTNNMTNFVQNSIGAVNSTNGIPTSSSPTPGMNSSSNNNNNGFFAPISTSGSSSLMGSLKIWNTDMSVWS, encoded by the coding sequence ATGCATAGAAAGATTCAATATATCCCCTTCCTATCTCAAACTGAGGATATGGAGGCATATATATCTCAATATAGAGATATGAAACAATTACCATatagttttcaaaaaaataacagtatgaactttaaaaataacgcTGCTGCACAACATAATCAGTCgtacaacaacaacattcATAGTATTCATCACCATATTCAGGAAAATGCCGGTGCCATTACTAGCAATGGGCCAGGTCAACAACCATATGGAATTTCCTTTAATCACAATGGAACTAGAAATGCAATTTTAAATGTGAATGCTCCTTCTGTTCCTAATAACGGTaccaatattaaattaGGTTATGATGCTTATTTAGTTGCTCAACGTTCTTCCATGAATTCTCCACTATTGTCAACTACTAATTCTAATTCTGCCACTGTTCCTACTAATACACTAAACAATATTGTATTAAATTCATCCTCGGCagcttcttcttcttcttcaattGTAGGACCACCAGATCATATGATTTCTCCACACCAACCTTCCAATTTGGTCGTGCTCAATGATTATTCTGGATTATCACAACACCCGCAACAAGTTTGCTATAATcataacagtaataatactaatagtggtaatagtagtaataatgctACCGGTAACATTGGCCTACCATACAATActgccaataataatatctctATGGATTTCATTCAGAATCATCGGGTACAACATTCTATAAATGAACAACAGAATCTTTATCCATATTCCAGTATCAATATTGGTAacaacagtaataataacggcACTGGTAACATGATGACCCGTACTGCATCGGATATGGCATTTAACACTAATGCTCATCATAATTCAACTAATTTATCTTACATGGGCAGTAATACTCAAGGCAATGGGTATTCtggcaataataacaacggCAGCATTCATTATCCTCCTACTTCAGAATATATTGATAATGTTAACATGGCTACTACATTTAATAACAGCACTAATAATATGACCAATTTTGTACAAAATTCAATAGGTGCTGTTaatagtaccaatggtattccaacttCCAGTAGCCCTACGCCTGGTATGAATAGTtctagtaacaataataataatggattTTTTGCTCCAATAAGTACTTCtggttcttcttctttaatGGGATCACTAAAAATTTGGAACACTGATATGAGTGTTTGGAgctaa
- the PET112 gene encoding glutamyl-tRNA(Gln) amidotransferase subunit PET112 (similar to Saccharomyces cerevisiae YBL080C | PET112 | PETite colonies) — protein MLRFQRFYASGWSKTAISAKTSANTYNDLIVTKSHNKFKLFPKYKLKCGLEIHTQLNTDKKLFSLSTNDPFQSINKPNNHVSYFDSALPGTQPVLNTQVILYALKLAYALKSDINHESTFDRKHYFYGDQPLGYQITQHYSPFAKNGCMVLRRTIDGINEEEHKINIIQLQIEQDTGKSNYLEQQSYNDDIQSLSLIDLNRSNVPLIEMVTAPEFTDLKQIRSFIKKYQNLIRHLKISTGDLETGAMRVDVNISINNYPRIELKNLPNTSSIINAIQYEYSRQVNIIENGDAFTELASSETRGWNGMQTVKLRSKETIIDYRYLPDSELPVLRLDPLIMDDLSKIIPELPDEILEKLMNEPYNLALKDAKILTTNSNGHDEMYTHEQLLTYYLATFDKYREMLLQKNNKKKVDYKLPTNWILHDFLGNLNKLQLKLEDCNFTSTKFAEFLTLIHNESLSKKSGKLLLFYCMENNLKDPNFQKLIKDFDLSPISEIDEAELDSLCKTILSEVDDAELVKNIVSGKRKNGLKFLVGQGMRLSQGRIKPQLFENTFKRILNVKW, from the coding sequence ATGCTGAGATTCCAAAGGTTTTATGCAAGTGGATGGTCTAAAACTGCCATTTCTGCAAAGACTAGTGCTAACACTTATAACGATTTAATAGTAACAAAGTCTCATAATAAGTTCAAATTGTTCCCtaaatacaaattaaaGTGTGGTCTAGAAATCCATACCCAATTAAATACggataaaaaattattttccttaTCAACGAACGATCCATTTCagtcaataaataaaccaaataaTCATGTTTCATATTTTGACAGTGCATTACCGGGAACCCAGCCAGTTTTGAACACACAAGTAATATTATATGCCTTGAAATTAGCGTACGCCTTGAAAAGTGATATTAATCACGAGTCAACATTTGATAGGAAACATTATTTCTATGGAGATCAACCTTTGGGTTATCAAATAACTCAACATTATTCTCCATTTGCAAAAAACGGATGCATGGTATTACGTCGAACAATTGATGGGATAAATGAAGAGGAACATAAAATTAACATTATACAACTACAAATCGAGCAAGATACGGGCAAATCCAATTATTTAGAACAACAAAGTTACAATGATGATATCCAAAGTTTGAGTCTGATTGACTTAAATAGGTCAAATGTTCCCTTAATAGAAATGGTTACCGCTCCTGAGTTTACTGATCTAAAACAAATTAgaagttttattaaaaaatatcaaaaccTAATTAGGCACTTGAAAATTTCTACTGGAGACTTGGAAACTGGTGCAATGAGGGTTGATGTAAACATATCGATCAATAATTATCCAAGGatagaattgaaaaatttaccTAATACAAGTTCTATTATAAATGCGATTCAATATGAATATTCCCGGCAAGtcaatattattgaaaatggAGATGCTTTTACAGAATTAGCCTCATCTGAAACCAGAGGTTGGAATGGGATGCAAACAGTTAAATTAAGAAGCAAAGAGACTATCATAGATTATAGATACCTGCCTGATTCCGAATTGCCGGTCTTGAGATTAGATCCCCTAATTATGGATGATCTATCAAAGATAATACCTGAACTACCAGATgaaattttagaaaaattaatgaatgAACCGTATAACTTGGCTTTAAAAGATGCCAAAATATTGACGACAAATAGCAATGGACATGATGAAATGTACACACACGAGCAACTATTAACATATTATTTAGCAAcatttgataaatataGGGAAATGTtgctacaaaaaaataacaaaaagaaagtaGACTATAAGTTGCCTACAAATTGGATACTTCATGATTTTTTGGggaatttaaataaattacaaTTAAAATTGGAAGATTGTAATTTTACAAGCACTAAATTTGCtgaatttttaactttaattcATAATGAAAGTTTAAGTAAGAAAAGTGGgaaattgttattattttattgtatgGAGAATAATTTGAAAGAtccaaattttcaaaaactaATTAAAGATTTTGACCTAAGCCCTATATCAGAAATAGATGAAGCCGAATTAGATTCGTTGTGCAAAACGATTTTATCTGAAGTTGATGACGCTGAACTGGTGAAGAATATAGTTTctggaaaaaggaaaaacgGATTGAAATTTTTAGTAGGACAAGGTATGAGATTGTCACAAGGTAGGATTAAGCCCCAATTGTTTGAGAACACATTTAAACGTATTCTAAATGTTAAATGGTGA
- a CDS encoding uncharacterized protein (similar to Saccharomyces cerevisiae YER106W | MAM1 | Monopolar microtubule Attachment during Meiosis I), producing MGNKVIDVGKNVLKEQNLNQNPLVKNNKQLKKRRKKKLVIYKKEPNFSNLKNHYENKLDISVQSLFKKKVSKNTKNLKLNNLQNALFNSTTKIENVQEAKLRRSLRILSKKKSVNIESLIGENNYTISNSSDEGNNSYNSDKYQTNEETKEKNSTKNLTMILREKKLSTNNFSEKKKVALTSENLAKLQDSICAIENDMYFNGPNNDFFCKHLPCGRLLEALKTSYSAVRNCILFEMDIYEDLLHLRLGNFRQMCFLPYVYNKLLIGSNDKTKVKRMWNIKPTIIENITALSQPIEMILIPTIEEVNNFFLQKRKEKKESHHNKSQLLECSGIEASPLETMPENGKGGSLFPQRTKLNCRKEINLFDKNFNSNEILLDSTSLSDADSGKLGQKDKNDVMEPEKSIDNKESVLIKKLTNYPSKQ from the coding sequence atgggaaataaagttattgaTGTTGGTAAAAATGTActaaaagaacaaaatCTTAATCAAAACCCCttggttaaaaataacaaacagttgaaaaaaagaagaaaaaaaaagttggtgATATATAAGAAAGAACCAAATTTTAGTAACTTAAAAAATCACTACGAAAATAAACTTGACATATCAGTAcaaagtttatttaaaaaaaaagtcagcaaaaatacaaaaaatctgaaattaaacaatttaCAAAATGCTTTGTTTAACAGTACTactaaaattgaaaatgtCCAGGAAGCAAAATTAAGAAGATCACTTAGAATtttaagcaaaaaaaaaagtgtaaATATTGAGTCCCTGATTGGGGAAAATAACTATACTATAAGCAATAGTAGCGACGAAGGCAACAATAGTTACAATAGTGATAAATATCAAACCAATGAAGAAacaaaagagaaaaatagTACTAAAAATTTAACCATGATACTacgtgaaaaaaaattgagtactaataattttagcgaaaaaaaaaaagttgctTTAACTTCTGAAAACCTTGCTAAATTACAGGACAGTATCTGTGCGATTGAAAATGATATGTATTTCAATGGACCcaataatgattttttttgtaagcACCTTCCTTGTGGTAGATTGCTCGAAGCTTTGAAAACTAGTTATAGTGCTGTTAGAAATTGTATATTATTCGAAATGGATATATATGAAGACTTGCTGCATTTACGACTGGGAAATTTTAGGCAGATGTGCTTTTTGCCATATGTATACAATAAATTGCTTATTGGAAGTAACGATAAAACTAAAGTGAAAAGAATGTGGAATATCAAACCAAcaataattgaaaatatcaCAGCGCTATCACAGCCTATAGAAATGATACTCATTCCAACTATAGAAGAggttaataattttttccttcaaaaacgaaaagaaaaaaaagagtctCATCATAATAAATCTCAGCTATTAGAATGTAGTGGTATTGAAGCTTCTCCTTTAGAAACAATGCCAGAAAATGGTAAAGGTGGGAGCCTTTTCCCACAAAGAACAAAGTTGAATTGCAGAAAggaaattaatttatttgataaaaattttaatagcaATGAAATATTGCTTGATTCAACTTCTTTATCCGATGCCGATAGTGGAAAATTGGGtcaaaaagataaaaatgatgTTATGGAACCAGAGAAATCTATTGATAACAAGGAATCTGTCTTGATCAAGAAATTAACTAATTATCCTAGCAAgcaataa